The stretch of DNA CAAGACCGGCACCCTCACCGCCGGCAAGCCCCGCGTCCACGAGGTCCTCCTCGCCCCGACCACCGACCGCGCGCGCCTCTTCACGCTCCTCCTCGCCGCCGAAAAGCAGAGCGAGCACCCGCTCGCCCGCGCGATCGTCGCGTACCTCACGGACCGCGCAGCGACCGCCGCCGACGCGGCGCGCGTCGAGGCGGTGCGTGGGAAGGGCATCGTCGCGGGCCCGCTCGTCTTCGGGACCGCCGCGTTGCTCGCCGACCGCGGCGTGACGATTCCCACAACCACGGTTGTGCAATCCACCAGCGAGGCCGGTCGCGAGGAGGCGCTCGACGCGGCGGTGGCGAGGCTGCGTGCGCGGGGGCTCACGGTGTCGTTCGCGGCGCTCGACGGCGCGTTCGCCGGAGTCGTCGCGATCGGCGACGCGCTGAAGCCCGGAGCGGAGGAGGCGCTCGCGGTCTTGCGGGGGCGTGGGTTGCGCGTCGTGATGCTCACCGGGGACGCGAAGGCGACGGCGCGGGCGGTCGCGCGGGAGGCGGGGTTCACCGACGCCGAGCTCGAGCGGGACGTCGTCGCCGAGGTGTTGCCGGCGGACAAGGTCGCGACGGTGGAGCGGCTCGAGAAGGAAGGCGCGATCGTCGCGATGGCCGGCGACGGCATCAACGACGCGCCGGCGCTCGCGCGCGCACACGTCGGCATCGCGATGGGTGACGGCTCCGACGTGGCGATCGCGAGCGCGCCGGTGACGCTCGTGAAGGGGGACCTCCGCGGCATCGCGCGGGCGCTCGATCTCGGTCGCGCCACCGCGAGCAACATCCGCCAGAACCTCGTGCTCGCGTTCGGGTACAACGTCGCGGCGCTGCCGCTCGCGGCGAGCGGCCGAATTGGGCCGATGATCGCTGCGGCGGCGATGAGCGTGAGCTCGGTCAGCGTCATCGCCAACGCGCTCCGCCTCCGCGGCCGGGTGCGCTAAGGAGAGGGAATGGGACAGCTCGTCGAAGGGAAGTGGCAAAAGGGTTGGTACGATCCCGACGCGAAGGGGGCGTTCCAGCGACCGAAGACGGTCTTCCGCGGCACCGTCGCGCCGGCGGACGTCGAGCGCGGTCGCTACCACCTCTACGTGGCCTACGCCTGCCCGTGGGCGCATCGCGCCATGATCGTTCGCGCGATGCGCGGCCTCGAGGACGCGATCGCGATGACGTTCGTCGACCCGCGCATGACCGACGAGGGCTGGTCCTTCGGGGGCGAGGGCGAGAAGGATCCGCTCTTCGACTACCCGTACCTGCGCGACGTCTACACGCGCGCGGATCGCAAGTACACCGGCCGCGTCACGGTGCCGGTGCTCTGGGACAAGAAGAAGGACACGATCGTCAACAACGAGTCGCGCGACGTGATCCGCATCCTCGACACCGCGTTCGACGCGCTCGCGGACGGCCCGTCGCTCGCGCCCCCCGACCTCGTGCCGCTCATCGATCAGCGCCTCGACGAGATCTACGACCCCTACAACAACGGCGTCTACCGCGCCGGATTCGCCGGCAAGCAAGAGGCGTACGACGAGGCGGTGCGCGACGTGTTCGCGACGCTGGATCGAATGGACGCGCTATTGGGCAATCAGCGCTTCCTCTGCGGCGAGACGATGACCGAGGCCGACGTGGCGTTCTTCACGACGTCACTCCGCTTCGACCTCGTCTACTACTCGCATTTCAAGTGCAACGTGCGCCGCATCCAGGACTACAAGAACGTCTGGCGCTTCGTACGTGAGCTCTATTCGCTCCCCGCCGTGAAGCGCACCTGCGACCTGAACCAGATCAAGCTCCACTATTACTGGAGCCAAACGACGGTGAACCCCTCCCGCATCGTCCCGCTCGGCCCGTCGCTCGATCTCTAAGCCGCCCATCCACCACCGACGAGGTGCGCCCGCGCGCGTTTGATGAGCCGGTCGATCTCGGCGAACGCCTCGCTCACGGCCTCGGCATCCGCATCCCACGCACGCTCGTAGTCCGCCAGCTCGCGGTACGTCGCTGCGCGGCCCACCGCAGCGATCTCGCTCGCGGTCAGGACGTTCGAGACATGTTGGCCGAGGAGGTGGGGAAGGGCGCGGTGACGTCGCGGCTCGACGCCGACGGTCAGAAGGAGCGCGACCATCGTGTGAAAGAGGGCGTAGTAGAGGCGGCTCAGGCAATCGTTGAAGAGGCCAGCGTCGCGCAGCATCACGGCAGCGCGGTACGCTTGGTCGGCGTGCGCCAGCTCCTTCGCGATCGCGGCGCGGCGATTCTCGTCGGTCAAAGGGAGATCCCTTCCGCGTCCAGGTCCTTCGCGAGGAGGCGCTCCGAGCGTCGTAGCTCGTCGAGCTTCTCCGTCGCCAAGATGAGCGGCGCGATCATGAGGCCGCTCGCGAGGGCGATCGGCGTCTCTGCGCCGGCCGTTCGCCAGTGCTCGGCCGGCGTGAGCCCGTCGATGACGACCAGCACGTCGACGTCGGAGTCCTCGTGGGCCTCACCCCGCGCGTAGGAACCGAACAACCGCACGTCACGGAGGCGCTCACCGAACATCCCGCGCAGGAGCTCGCGGTACTGCTCGAGCGGACCGCGCAGCGAGTCGGGGATCGGCATCTCACGAGCTTAGCGCAGCTACTACGCGTCAGGCGTCCCGGCGTCGAGGTTCGTCCGATCCTCGTCGCGTGAGACGTTGGCACCTCTAAAGGAGCCGCGTGCCGCTGATGACGAGGATGTCGACGGGGCGCGGGGTGCCGTCGTTGGCTTCGAGGACGACGATGGCGATGCCCGGCTTCACCGCGGTGACGAAGAGCTGCGTGCCGTCGCTCGACTTCGCGGTGGTGACGGCGTCGCCGGTCACGCTCGTGTCTTTCACGTCATCGAGCGGGAGCGGGAGCTGCTCGCCGACGGCGAGGGCCCGGCGCGCCGGCTCGTCGCTCGTGACGTCGACGTCGAGGTAGAACTCGTCGCCGGCCTGGATGCGGAGGTGCAGCGTCCCGCGTCCGGCCTTGCGCCCCAGCAGCGTGAGCGACTGCGTCGTGGCGTAGGCGCGGAAGAGGTCCGGCACGTCGGACTCGCACGAGACGACGTGCTCCGCCTCGAACGTCACGCTCCCGCCGACCGGCACGCTCGCCTGCGCGTGCGGCGTGTCCGCGGGCGGCTGCATCGACACCATCGTCACTGGCGGCCGCGCTCGGCGGTGCGTGCGGCAGGCGGGCATCGCGACCGCGAGGAGCCCGACGGCGATCCACATCCCGATCCGCGCCACGCCCCCATGAAAGCACGCGACAGCGTCGCCCGCGAAGTAGCGGCGTTCGCGAAGTGGCGGCGGGCTCGTGTCTGTGGAACAACGGGGGCGTGCGGGTTGGGCGGCGTCCTCTGGTCCTTGGTGCGTTCGCGGCGGCGGCGCTCGGGGGTGGGCGCGCCCGCGCCGACGACGAGGGCGAGAACGCCCGTGCGCGATGGCTCGCGGGGCTCGAGCCGCCGCGCGCGTTCGAGGCGAGCGCGGAGTGGCGCGCCTTCGCCCAGACCGAGACGGAGCGCTGGCAGGCGACCGCCCCGCGCATCAAGGCGATGGAAGACTGGTCGGCGCGCGAGCTCGCGAGCCTTCCGTTCGATCGGCCCGTCGTCTATCCGTTCGCGGGGCCCGACGCGCTCCACGCTGTCGCGCTCTTCGGAAAGGCGAAGCGCCTCTTCCTCGTCGGCCTCGAGCCCGTCGGCGCCTTGCCCGACGCCGCGCGCGCCCCCGCCGCCGGGTATTTCACGCGCCTCGGAGCGGCGCAGGCCGACCTCCATCGCCTCGGGTTCTTCCGCACGCAGGAGATGGCGTCGGACTTCGCGCGCGAGGGCGTCGTCGCCGCGCTCGCCGGCACGATCGCGCGGCTCGGCGGGAAGATCGCGAGCGTCCAGCTCGGCGCGACGCCGCCGTCGGCGCGGATCGACTGGATCAACAAGGCCGGCGAGGCGCGGCGCCTCGACTACGTCCAGACCGACCTCGCGAACACCGGCCTCAAGGCGCAGGCGCAGCTCGTCGCCGACATCCACGCGCTCGCGCCGTACGTCACGTTCCTCAAGGCGGCGATGTACCTGCTCGGCGAGGCCCGCTTCTCGTACCTCCGTCAGACGATCCTCGACGAGAGCGCCGTCGTGCTGCAGGACGACACCGGCGTCCCGCTCCGCTGCTTCGACGCGCGCTGGGCGATGCGCTTCTACGGCGCCTACGAGCCGCCGCCGCCGGCCTACGCCGACCGCGCCGAGAGCGACCTCAAGGTCGCGCTCGAGCACCGCAGCGTCGCCGCGCTCCCCTTCGGCTTCGGCTACCACGTGCAACCCGCGAAGGCGTGCCTCGTCGTCGCGACGAAAGGGAAATGAAGCTCCCGCGCCGCGCGCTCGTGCTCGGCGGCGCCGCGTCCCTCGTCGCCCGCCGCGCCGGCGCCGAGCCCGCGCTCGTCACGCTCGGCCGCTTCGCGACGTCGTACGCCTTCGACGCCGAGCACAAGGCGCGGGCGTCGAACGTGCAGCTCGCGGCGGAGGCGATCGACGGCAAGAAGGTCCCCGCCGGCGGCACCTTCTCGTTCAACGACGCCGTGGGCGAGCGCACCGCGGCGTTCGGGTACGCGAAGGCGCTCGTCCTCCGCGACGGGATGCTCGCGGAGGGAGCCGGCGGCGGCGCCTGCCAGGTCGCGTCGACGCTGCACGCCGCCGCCCTCCTCGCCGGCCTCGACGTCGCGCTCCGCGTCCCGCACTCGCGGCCCAGCGCTTACGTCCGGATGGCGCTCGACGCGACCGTCGCTTATCCGAAGATCGACCTGAAAATAGCCAATTCGACCGCGGACGAAGTCGGAATTGTCGCCCGCGCCGCCAACGGCAACATCGAAATACGGATTCAAGGCATTACGCGCCGCGACGTCACGCTGACGACGGAGGTCCTCGACCGCACCGCGATCCCGCGTACCTTCGAGCCCGATCCCAAGGTCGGCCCCGACGAGGCGCGCCGCACCGCGTTCGGGATACCCGGTTATCGCGTCCGCCGCGTGCGCACGCTCGTGCAGGACGACGGCACGCCGCGCCACGACGTCCGCATCGACACCTACGCCGCCGTCCCCGAGGTCCTGCGCGTCGCGCCCGGCTTCGACCACGCCCGCCTCGCGCCGCCGGAGGACGAGGAGCACGCCGCGATGGCGAAGGTCACGGTCACGACCGCCCCCACCGCGCTCCGCCCCGCCGCCGCGCAGCTCAAGCCGAGCACGCTCGTGACGCTCGACAACCGGACCTGAATCGGCAAGTAGATCAGCTAGGGCGTGCGTTCAGATCTCTGCGAACGCGGCACGCGCCGTGCCGATCGGCAGGAACATGCGCTTCGGCCAGCCGCTGTCCGTGATCGCAACAAAGTCGTACTTCGTGTAGAAGCGCTCGGCGTCCTCGTCCTTCGCGTCGACGATGATGCCCAGGCAGCCGAGGATGCTCGCGGCGTCCACGACCCGGCGCAAGGCGTCGATCAACAGCTTCTCGCCGAGTCGTCGTCCTTGGGCGCGATGGTCGATGGCGAGTCGCCCGATCAACGCGACGGGCATCGGGTACTTCGGGAGCTTCTTCTCCAGTATCTGCGCGACGTGCGCCGAGTCGGCGACGGCCATGCTCAGCGTGTAGAAGCCGAGCACGATGGGAAGCGTGGTTGGATCCTCGGCCCCCCGGCGCAATACGTAGGCGCGACCAAGGCCAGTAGCGTCGTTCGCCACGGCGTGCCGCGCGAAGTAGTCGTCGAGCGCGTGCTTGCCGCACGAGAAGCCGGACCTCGCGTCGGCGGGTTCGATCGGTGTCGTGACGTAAAGGGACTCGGCTTCGCTCATCTCGAGTGGCGCTTGGCGGCCGCTCGCAGGCGCGGGCTCGGCTGCGACGCAGCCTCAGTCAAGGCCTTCATCTTCGCAAGCGCTTCAGACGGGAGCTCGAGCTTCTCGGGCCTCTGCGCCCACTCGAGCGCCGCGAGCGTCGGCGTCGCGATCTCACACGCGGGCTGCGACGATGTCGGATCAAGCGTGACCAGCCGCCGCCCCCGGCGTACCTCGAGCACGGCCTTGAGGAAGAGAGCGAGCGCCTCGTCGACGATCTGGCTGCGGCTGAGCCCGAGCTCCTCCGCGAGCTGCACGATCGCGCTGCCACGGGTATCGGGAACGGTTGCTTCAAGCCGCATGGGAGCTCCTGTACCTCAATAGTGAGGTAAAATTGAGGGTAGGGCCGACCTGCATCCTTGGCAAGCTCGTCGTCAGTAGACGCTCACGGCTACGGCCGAGCTCGACGACGACGAGTCCCTGCCTTCGTGGGCCGAGATCCGTCAGGCGTTCGTTCGTGCGCCACTCCCGCGGCTCGTCCGAAGCGAATAGCAAGCCATCCGCACCTTCAAGGCTTCGCCCTCACCGCCAGCGCGGTCGCCGCGGTGCGCCCGTAGACCTCGGGGGCGTACATCGCCTCGATGCGGGTCGGTGGGACGACGAAGGAGCCGATCGCGGTCGCGCGGGCGAGGTAGCGTACGTGGTACATGCCGGGGTCGACGTGGGCGAAGAACGTGTCGACGCGGTCGTCGTGGATCTGCCGGCGTGAGTCGGCGTAGCGGAAGGTCGTGCCGAGGAAGGTCGGTCGCGGCTTCGTCGGATCCTCCGGGATGCTCGTGTCGTGGCGTGACGTCGTGTCGAGGTCGTAGTCGAGCGCCTCGAGGCCGGCCGGGAGCGGGTCTGCGATCACGATGCGGTCGCGCGGCTCCGCCGTCTCGAAGACGAGATCGACCACGACGAGGTCGCCCGCCGTGATCTCGGTCGCCGTCTTCTTCGGGATGGAGCTCATCGCCTCCTTCACCGCCGAAGGCGCGACGCCGCGCACGTACTTCGCGACGAAGAGGCCCTCGTCCACCGGCTTGGTCGGGAGCGCCGCCGTCGCGTACTTGAGCTGCGCGGAGTAGAAGAAGCGGCCCTCCTTCACGTCGAAGGAGAGCGTGGGACCCTTCGCGACCAGCGTGTCGGCGGAGATGAACAGCTTGTCCTCGCGGAAGCTGCCGCGCGGGATCTTCGTGCGCATCATCTCCGTGCCGCCGAGGAGCGTGCGCACGTCGAGGCCGGGGCCGCTCGTCTCCTGCGCGCGCCGGTAGTCCGCGAGCGCCATGAGCGCCCACGCGTCCTCCTGCGTCGTGCGCCACGCGCCGTCTTGCTGGCGGAGCGCGAGGAGGCGCCGCGCGAGGCGGGCCGCGAGCGGATCCTTCGGGTCGGCCGCGACGAACGCGCGGAGGACGAGCGCCTGCGTGCGGACGTGCGAATCGAGGACGGGCTCCCAGCGATCGCTCTCGGGCTCGTCGACCTCCGCCGTGTTCGCGCCGACACGGATCCGCTGCTCGATCTCGCTCCGCAGCGCCTTGATCTGCGCGGGCGGCATGTTGCTCTTCGTCATCGCGTGGAGGAGGGACGCGAGGCCGGAGAGGCGCTGGCCGAAGCGCGCGTCGTAGAGGACGTTGAGCGCGCCCGGGTTGGGCCAGCCGAGGGACGCGAGCGTGTCCGCCACCATCGCCGCGTTGACGAAGTCGAGCACGCGCTCGGTCTCTTCCTTCAGCGCCTTCTCTGCTGCCCTCTCCGCCGCCGCCGCGCCAGCGTCGGCGTCCGGCTTCTTCGCGTCGTCCTCCGACGGCGGCGGCTTCGCGAGGCGCCGTGTCGACGCCGCGAGCACGCCGTTCAGGTAGTCGTGGCCGCGCTCGAGCACGTCGCGCGGGACGAAGCGCTTTCGCTCCGTCGCGCCGCCGATCGCGAGCATCGCGTACGCGCTGAGCCACGGCTCGGAGGTGGTCTTGTCCCAGAAGCCGAAGCCGCCCTCGTAGCTCTGGCGCTTGAGGATGCTCTCGATCGTCGCGTCGATGTGCGCGTTGACGTCGGGCGGCATCTTCGCACCCGCGTCCTTCGCGAGATCGAACGCGGCGACGAGGGGGAGGACCCGGCTCGTCAGCTGCTCGGTGCAGTCGTACGGGTAGTCGTTCAGCCGATCGACGACGAGGCCGAGGCCGGCGAGGGCGCTCGAGGAGACGCGCACGTCGAGCCCGCCGAAGTCCTTCCGCATCTGGGTGAGGTCGCCGAGCGCGATCGACGCGTCGCGCGAGCCCTCGCCGTAGACGCCGGTCGACTCGATCGACACCGGGAGCTCGACCTTTCGCTTCAGCTCGACCCGGTCGCGATCGCCGGCGCTCGACGCGACGTCGAACGTGACGATCGCCTCGCCCGGATCGGTCGCCTTCACCGGGAAGCGGACCTCCATCTGGCCGCCGCGCGGCATCGTGATCGACTTCGTCTTCGGCCCCGTCAGGGTGAGGCCGCGGACGTCGATCGCGACGTTGACCGGGATCGGGGAGCGGTCCTGGCTCTTCTCGTCCGGCTTCGACGACACCACCACGCTCGCCTCGACCTGGTCGCCGACGCGGAGCAGGCGCGGCAGCGCGGGGCGCGCCATCAGCTTGCGGAAGGTGGAGAGCTTCGAGTCGCCGGAGCCGAACCGGTCGTCGGCCGCGGCCGCGACCGCCATGAGGCGGAACGTCGTGAGGTTGTCGGGCAGCTTGAACGAGAAATGGGCTTTGCCGCTCTTGTCGGTCTTCTTGCCTGATTCGAAATAGGCCGTCGTCCGGAAATCGGCGCGCTTCAGCCCGTCGGCGCCGTCGCCGCCGTCGTCGCCCTTGTCGAAGGCGTCGCCGGGGTTGCGCGCGAGGGCGTATTCGTAGCCGAGCGAGGCGACCCTCTCTCCCGCTTTCATCGCGAGGATATGCGCGAGCGATTCCCGATTATCGAAGGTGAAGACGCCGAGCTTCCGCCGCTGGACGAAGGCGGGGAGGGGATCGGGCGTCTGGTAGCTCGTGAGCGCGAGGACGCCCTCGTCGACGACGTAGAACGTGAGCGCGGTCTCGACCGGCTTGCCGCTCTTGTCCTTCACCTCGACGTCGGCCTCGACCATCGAGCCCGGCTGGTACTCCGCCTTGTCCGCCTTCACCCCGACCGTGAGGCGATGCGCCTCCTCGTTCACGACGAGCTCGGTCCAGCCGTAGCGGTAGTCCGGACCACCGAGGTCGGCGCCCCGCGGCGGCGGCGCCTGCACGCGGCCGCGCAGCGCGACGACGCTGACGAAGGCGTTCGGGTAGAAGCTCGGCGCGATCGGCACCTCGACGACCGGCACCGGCCCGCTGATCGCGATCACCTTGTGGAAGAGGACGCCGTTGCGCTCCACCGTGACGAGCGCGTTGCCGTCCTTGAACGGGCTGCGGAGGAGGATCTTCGCCGTGTCGCCGACGTCGTAGCGCGGCTTGTTCGCCTCGAGCTTGATCCCGTGCCGATCGTCCGCCGCCCACGCGGTCTGGGCGGCGGTCGTCGTCTCGGTGCCGTACACGGAGGTGCTCGCGCGGACCGCGTTTCCTCGTGGATCCGAGGCGGTGGCGCGCACGATGAAGAAGCCGGCGTGCGGGACCTGGACGTTGCACGTGCCGGTCGTCGTGGTGGTGAGCGCGTCGCAGGAGCCGACGACGGTGTCGACGGGCTTGCTCGATCGCGCGGGCCGGCCGTCGGGCTGCTCGCCGGTGACGCTCGACCAGCGGCGCTCCACGAGCTCGACCTTCACCTTCACGTTCGCGCGGCGGCTGCCGGTCGGCTCGATCGCGGCGACGTCGGCGCGCATCTGCGCACCGGCGGCGACGAAGCGGTCCGGCGGCGACTTGATGCCGACGTAGAACTCGCCGGGATGGACGAGCACGGTCGATCGCGCGGTCACGGTCGCGCGCGAGAGGTCGGCGACCTCGGCCTCGAAGACGATGCGCTCGGGGCGGCGCTGATCGTCGAACGCGAGCTTCACCTTGCGCGAGAAGCCGCCCTTCGCGTCGAGCTTCCCGTCCTCGCTCTCGACCTCGGCCGCCGACCTCGTCTCGTCGGCGTAGTCGCCGGTGAACAGGTCGTCCGACACGGTGAAGGCCTCGGCGCCGGGCGGCGTGAAAGGCACCTCCTGGCGCGTCACGGTCGTGACGACGTCGGCGCCCTGCATCGGCGCGCCGTAGAGGTAATCGCCTTGGGTCGT from Labilithrix sp. encodes:
- a CDS encoding glutathione S-transferase family protein; the protein is MGQLVEGKWQKGWYDPDAKGAFQRPKTVFRGTVAPADVERGRYHLYVAYACPWAHRAMIVRAMRGLEDAIAMTFVDPRMTDEGWSFGGEGEKDPLFDYPYLRDVYTRADRKYTGRVTVPVLWDKKKDTIVNNESRDVIRILDTAFDALADGPSLAPPDLVPLIDQRLDEIYDPYNNGVYRAGFAGKQEAYDEAVRDVFATLDRMDALLGNQRFLCGETMTEADVAFFTTSLRFDLVYYSHFKCNVRRIQDYKNVWRFVRELYSLPAVKRTCDLNQIKLHYYWSQTTVNPSRIVPLGPSLDL
- a CDS encoding HEPN domain-containing protein, producing MMLRDAGLFNDCLSRLYYALFHTMVALLLTVGVEPRRHRALPHLLGQHVSNVLTASEIAAVGRAATYRELADYERAWDADAEAVSEAFAEIDRLIKRARAHLVGGGWAA
- a CDS encoding nucleotidyltransferase domain-containing protein, with the protein product MPIPDSLRGPLEQYRELLRGMFGERLRDVRLFGSYARGEAHEDSDVDVLVVIDGLTPAEHWRTAGAETPIALASGLMIAPLILATEKLDELRRSERLLAKDLDAEGISL
- a CDS encoding VanW family protein codes for the protein MKLPRRALVLGGAASLVARRAGAEPALVTLGRFATSYAFDAEHKARASNVQLAAEAIDGKKVPAGGTFSFNDAVGERTAAFGYAKALVLRDGMLAEGAGGGACQVASTLHAAALLAGLDVALRVPHSRPSAYVRMALDATVAYPKIDLKIANSTADEVGIVARAANGNIEIRIQGITRRDVTLTTEVLDRTAIPRTFEPDPKVGPDEARRTAFGIPGYRVRRVRTLVQDDGTPRHDVRIDTYAAVPEVLRVAPGFDHARLAPPEDEEHAAMAKVTVTTAPTALRPAAAQLKPSTLVTLDNRT
- a CDS encoding GNAT family N-acetyltransferase; this translates as MSEAESLYVTTPIEPADARSGFSCGKHALDDYFARHAVANDATGLGRAYVLRRGAEDPTTLPIVLGFYTLSMAVADSAHVAQILEKKLPKYPMPVALIGRLAIDHRAQGRRLGEKLLIDALRRVVDAASILGCLGIIVDAKDEDAERFYTKYDFVAITDSGWPKRMFLPIGTARAAFAEI